A stretch of the Porites lutea chromosome 12, jaPorLute2.1, whole genome shotgun sequence genome encodes the following:
- the LOC140921606 gene encoding RNA 3'-terminal phosphate cyclase-like protein isoform X1 produces the protein MAADLTYEGCNFFRLRLVLATLSGKSVKIKNIRANEDDPGLKDFEASFIRLLDKLTNGSRIEVNETGTMLFYKPGLLAGGPVEHVCNPQRSVGYYLEAVVMLAPFCKKPLRLNLKGVTNDRYDPTVDIIKTVTIPLIKKFVVDDERLDLKILKRGAPPEGGGEVIFSCPVRKSLRPIQNTDPGKIKRIRGLVYAMRVSPAICNRVVDAVRGVLNQFVSDIYIYTDHCKGAQSGKSPGFGISLVAESTTGSILSIQTASTPVGEGQSVVPEDLGTQAAEMLLEEIYRGGCIDSRHQSLALLYMILGQRDVSKLLTGPLTPYTIQFLRHLKEFFGVMFKIQAQQSGDDGSTDGETKVLLSCVGAGYTNINKTMV, from the exons atggcggctGATTTGACATACGAAGGTTGTAACTTCTTTCGTCTAAGACTTGTTTTAGCGACACTTAGTGGAAAATCGGTAAAGATTAAAAACATAAGAGCTAATGAGGACGATCCTGGTTTAAAAG ATTTTGAAGCAAGTTTTATACGACTTCTTGACAAGTTAACGAATGGATCTAGAATAGAGGTGAATGAAACAG GTACAATGTTATTTTATAAGCCTGGCCTCTTAGCTGGGGGTCCTGTGGAGCATGTCTGCAATCCTCAAAGATCAGTCGGTTACTACTTAGAGGCAGTGGTCATGCTGGCGCCTTTTTGCAAGAAACCACTTAGATTAAATCTGAAAGGAGTTACCAATGATAGATATGACCCTACG GTTGATATCATCAAGACAGTCACCATACCTTTGATCAAGAAATTTGTAGTTGACGATGAGAGGCTTGATCTTAAG ATACTTAAAAGAGGGGCACCTCccgaggggggaggggaggtgatTTTCTCTTGTCCTGTAAGAAAGAGTTTGAGACCTATCCAGAATACAGATCCAGGAAAGATAAAACGGATAAGAGGACTTGT TTATGCAATGCGAGTGTCACCTGCAATATGCAACAGGGTCGTTGATGCTGTTCGTGGTGTGCTGAATCAGTTTGTTTCTGACATCTACATTTACACAGATCACTGCAAAGGAGCCCAATCTGGAAA ATCTCCAGGGTTCGGCATTTCCTTGGTGGCAGAATCAACAACTGGCTCCATTCTGAGTATACAGACTGCATCTACCCCAGTGGGGGAGGGACAGTCAGTTGTTCCTGAAGATCTCGGCACGCAGGCAGCTGAAATGCTCCTTGAAGAAATTTACAGG GGAGGTTGCATTGATTCTCGACATCAGAGTCTTGCACTTCTTTATATGATCCTTGGACAAAGAGATGTTTCTAAACTTCTAACAGGACCATTAACACCCTACAC CATCCAGTTTTTAAGGCACCTGAAAGAATTTTTTGGAGTCATGTTTAAAATCCAAGCACAACAATCTGGCGATGATGGTTCAACCGATGGGGAGACTAAAGTTCTGCTGTCATGTGTTGGAGCTGGTTACACAAACATCAACAAGACTATGGTGTAG
- the LOC140921606 gene encoding RNA 3'-terminal phosphate cyclase-like protein isoform X2 — protein MAADLTYEGCNFFRLRLVLATLSGKSVKIKNIRANEDDPGLKGTMLFYKPGLLAGGPVEHVCNPQRSVGYYLEAVVMLAPFCKKPLRLNLKGVTNDRYDPTVDIIKTVTIPLIKKFVVDDERLDLKILKRGAPPEGGGEVIFSCPVRKSLRPIQNTDPGKIKRIRGLVYAMRVSPAICNRVVDAVRGVLNQFVSDIYIYTDHCKGAQSGKSPGFGISLVAESTTGSILSIQTASTPVGEGQSVVPEDLGTQAAEMLLEEIYRGGCIDSRHQSLALLYMILGQRDVSKLLTGPLTPYTIQFLRHLKEFFGVMFKIQAQQSGDDGSTDGETKVLLSCVGAGYTNINKTMV, from the exons atggcggctGATTTGACATACGAAGGTTGTAACTTCTTTCGTCTAAGACTTGTTTTAGCGACACTTAGTGGAAAATCGGTAAAGATTAAAAACATAAGAGCTAATGAGGACGATCCTGGTTTAAAAG GTACAATGTTATTTTATAAGCCTGGCCTCTTAGCTGGGGGTCCTGTGGAGCATGTCTGCAATCCTCAAAGATCAGTCGGTTACTACTTAGAGGCAGTGGTCATGCTGGCGCCTTTTTGCAAGAAACCACTTAGATTAAATCTGAAAGGAGTTACCAATGATAGATATGACCCTACG GTTGATATCATCAAGACAGTCACCATACCTTTGATCAAGAAATTTGTAGTTGACGATGAGAGGCTTGATCTTAAG ATACTTAAAAGAGGGGCACCTCccgaggggggaggggaggtgatTTTCTCTTGTCCTGTAAGAAAGAGTTTGAGACCTATCCAGAATACAGATCCAGGAAAGATAAAACGGATAAGAGGACTTGT TTATGCAATGCGAGTGTCACCTGCAATATGCAACAGGGTCGTTGATGCTGTTCGTGGTGTGCTGAATCAGTTTGTTTCTGACATCTACATTTACACAGATCACTGCAAAGGAGCCCAATCTGGAAA ATCTCCAGGGTTCGGCATTTCCTTGGTGGCAGAATCAACAACTGGCTCCATTCTGAGTATACAGACTGCATCTACCCCAGTGGGGGAGGGACAGTCAGTTGTTCCTGAAGATCTCGGCACGCAGGCAGCTGAAATGCTCCTTGAAGAAATTTACAGG GGAGGTTGCATTGATTCTCGACATCAGAGTCTTGCACTTCTTTATATGATCCTTGGACAAAGAGATGTTTCTAAACTTCTAACAGGACCATTAACACCCTACAC CATCCAGTTTTTAAGGCACCTGAAAGAATTTTTTGGAGTCATGTTTAAAATCCAAGCACAACAATCTGGCGATGATGGTTCAACCGATGGGGAGACTAAAGTTCTGCTGTCATGTGTTGGAGCTGGTTACACAAACATCAACAAGACTATGGTGTAG